The following proteins are encoded in a genomic region of Drosophila miranda strain MSH22 chromosome 4, D.miranda_PacBio2.1, whole genome shotgun sequence:
- the LOC117188952 gene encoding uncharacterized protein LOC117188952 yields MTENMICKQHYARSLFEPSRLVATGSVQWTFVRSQGCSDLIYIVSGGFHDLIHTAPSFASIAPAAGTPTASCFTGFDLTLSGHKPLCRDPLLSPSQVALSGGQEYLLRGCGLVAMMPCDLRDMIPT; encoded by the exons ATGACAGAGAACATGATATGTAAACAACATTACGCGCGCTCCCTTTTTGAACCTTCACGTTTGGTTGCTACCGGATCGGTCCAATGGACGTTCGTGAGGTCGCAGGGCTGCTCAGATCTTATCTATATAGTGTCAGGAGGCTTTCACGATCTAATCCATACTGCACCCTCGTTCGCGAGCATCGCGCCAGCAGCTGGAACACCGACAGCATCATGCTTTACCGGCTTTGACCTA ACCCTCTCTGGCCACAAACCGCTATGCCGCGATCCCCTCCTCTCACCAAGCCAG GTTGCCCTCTCCGGTGGCCAGGAATACCTCTTGCGTGGCTGTGGACTCGTGGCCATGATGCCGTGCGATCTTCGGGACATGATTCCGACGTAG
- the LOC108163529 gene encoding LOW QUALITY PROTEIN: serine palmitoyltransferase 2 (The sequence of the model RefSeq protein was modified relative to this genomic sequence to represent the inferred CDS: inserted 1 base in 1 codon) yields MGNFDAFEQGLASPNGNGRLPNGHGCPKDRPSVDNQLKFSAPAYTEIRTRRCNAKAAAESKNASSSTYHPEKKVLLNGHAAAAREHKSECKPNQAEGKLSPEMEHYQKTSFEEVPMHTACLTYLGFYLLMILGYINQLLFVPKVATEKGREGYVALYDAFESFYSRYVYRRIKDCWNRPISSVPGDELTLKDRVTDDYGWSFKFTGTETRCLNLGSYNYLGFAAATGRCADESEERARDAGLAYCSSRCELGNNAQLEELEKLTARYFGVEDAIVFGMGFATNALNLPSLLGPNCMVVSDEKNHASIILGLRLSGATIKVFKHNNMRDLERVLRDGICYGNTKNGGKPWSKVMIIVEGIFSMEGSIVRLPEIVALKKKYKAYLYLDEAHSVGAMGSHGRGVTDYYKVDPKDVDILMGTFTKSFGSAGGYLAGSKKLIDFLRTNSHAHCYAGSISPPIAQQILTSMKTIMGDDGTETGRNKIMQLARNTRYFRRRLAQLGVITYGHEDSPVVPMLVYLFSKIGAVVRTLTTRHIAVXGAGFPATPIMEGRIRFCLSAAHTKEQLDYALEVIDETSDDLGLKYSRKPRDPNPIEY; encoded by the exons ATGGGAAACTTTGACGCCTTCGAGCAGGGCCTAGCCAGCCCCAACGGCAACGGAAGGTTGCCCAATGGACACGGCTGCCCTAAAGACAGACCCAGCGTGGACAACCAGCTGAAATTCTCGGCGCCCGCCTACACGGAGATTCGCACGAGGCGCTGCAACGCCAAGGCGGCCGCGGAATCCAAG AATGCCAGCTCAAGCACCTACCACCCGGAGAAGAAAGTGCTCTTGAATGGACACGCCGCCGCGGCCAGGGAGCACAAGTCGGAGTGCAAGCCCAACCAGGCAGAGGGCAAGCTCTCGCCGGAGATGGAGCACTACCAGAAGACCTCGTTCGAGGAGGTGCCCATGCACACGGCCTGCCTCACCTACCTGGGATTCTACCTGCTCATGATCCTGGGCTACATCAACCAGCTGCTGTTCGTGCCCAAAGTGGCCACGGAGAAGGGCCGTGAGGGCTACGTGGCCCTGTACGACGCCTTCGAGAGCTTCTACTCCCGCTACGTGTACCGCCGCATTAAGGATTGCTGGAACCGCCCCATCAGCAGTGTGCCCGGTGATGAGCTGACGCTCAAGGACCGCGTGACTGACGACTATGGTTGGAGCTTCAAGTTCACGGGCACGGAAACGCGTTGCCTCAATCTGGGCTCCTACAACTACCTGGGCTTTGCCGCCGCCACAGGTCGCTGCGCCGACGAGTCCGAAGAGAGGGCCCGCGACGCTGGCCTGGCTTACTGCAGTTCCCGCTGTGAACTGGGTAACAATGCTCAgctggaggagctggagaagCTGACTGCTCGCTACTTTGGCGTGGAGGACGCTATCGTTTTTGGCATGGGGTTCGCCACCAACGCCCTCAACCTACCGTCTCTGCTCGGCCCGAACTGCATGGTGGTGAGCGATGAGAAGAACCATGCCTCGATCATCCTGGGCCTGCGTCTGTCCGGGGCCACAATCAAGGTGTTCAAGCACAACAACATGCGGGACTTGGAGCGCGTGCTGCGCGACGGCATCTGCTACGGCAACACCAAGAACGGAGGCAAACCCTGGTCCAAGGTGATGATCATTGTGGAGGGCATCTTCAGCATGGAGGGTTCCATAGTGCGCCTGCCCGAGATCGTAGCCCTGAAGAAGAAGTACAAGGCATATCTGTATCTAGACGAGGCCCACAGCGTGGGTGCTATGGGCTCCCATGGAAGGGGCGTCACGGACTACTACAAGGTGGATCCAAAAGACGTCGACATCCTAATGGGCACGTTCACCAAGAGCTTTGGCAGTGCTGGGGGCTATCTAGCCGGATCTAAG AAACTGATTGACTTCCTTCGCACTAACAGCCATGCCCACTGCTATGCTGGATCTATTTCGCCGCCCATTGCTCAGCAGATCCTCACCTCCATGAAGACTATCATGGGCGATGATGGCACTGAGACGGGTCGCAACAAGATCATGCAACTGGCCAGGAACACGCGGTATTTCCGCCGTCGTCTGGCCCAGCTGGGAGTGATAACCTACGGCCACGAGGACTCGCCCGTGGTGCCCATGCTCGTCTACCTCTTCTCCAAGATTGG TGCCGTGGTTCGCACTTTGACCACCCGCCACATCGCCG GTGGGGCCGGTTTTCCAGCCACACCCATTATGGAGGGTCGCATCCGTTTCTGCCTGTCGGCTGCCCACACCAAAGAGCAGCTGGACTATGCCCTTGAGGTTATTGACGAGACCAGCGACGATCTGGGGCTGAAGTATTCACGCAAGCCACGCGATCCAAATCCGATTGAATACTAG